AATCCAAATTAACTTTCAAACGATTCGAACTTAAACTTGATAAAGCACAACAGGCACGTTACATAAAAATCAAAGCCAGCAATCCGAAAAAAGGATATTTATTTACAGATGAAATTATTGTTTATTAGCCGAATAATAAACGACTAACAATAATAGTTGGAGAACCCTCCCCTTGCGTTTTCCAACTATTATTACTCCTTTCAAGACTACTTTTTCAACAAAGGTCATTTTATTTTGAAATATTATTAAAATAAATACTTCATTTTCAAAATTTAAAATGTAACTTTGCACTCCGACAAAGCAGTCGGAATGACCCTTCCCCATGAGCTATTTTTGATTGTCTTTGCTCAGATTTACAATAGGAAATTTAATTTTTTGAACTAGATATAATGCCAAGAAACACTTCCATTAAGTCGGTTTTAATCATCGGATCAGGTCCCATCGTTATCGGTCAAGCTTGTGAATTTGATTATTCTGGATCTCAAGCATCCCTTTCATTGAAAGAAGAAGGTATTGAAGTATCCATCATCAACTCAAATCCTGCAACAATCATGACGGACAAAGTTGTTGCAGACAATGTCTACTTACTTCCATTAACTTGCGAAAGTATTGAAGAAATATTGCAAAAACACAATATTGACGCTGTACTTCCTACCATGGGTGGTCAGACAGCTTTGAACTTATGTATCGAAGCTTCCAACCTAGGTCTTTGGGAAAAATACAACGTAAAAGTTATCGGTGTTGATGTTGCTGCCATTGAAAAAACTGAAAACCGTGAAGAATTCCGTCAATTAATGGTTGATATTGGTGTGGGCGTTGCAACATCAAAGATCGCAAACTCATTCTTGGAAGGTAAAGAAGCTGCACAAGAAATTGGTTATCCTCTTGTTATACGTCCTTCCTATACCTTAGCAGGTACAGGAGGCGGGTTTGTACACAGAAAAGAAGATTTTGATGCAGCCTTAAATAGAGGCTTACACGCATCACCAACACATGAGGTTTTAGTCGAACAAGCTGTATTGGGTTGGAAAGAATTCGAATTAGAATTGCTTCGCGATACCAACGACAATGTCATTATCATCTGTACAATTGAAAACTTTGATCCAATGGGTATCCACACAGGAGACTCGATCACAGTAGCTCCAGGTATGACATTATCGGACAAATGTTACCAAGATATGCGTAATCAGGCTATCCTGATGATGCGCTCAATTGGTACATTTGCAGGTGGATGTAACGTTCAATTCTCGGTAAATCCAGAAAATGAAGAAATCATTGCAATTGAGATCAACCCACGTGTATCTCGTTCATCAGCTTTAGCATCGAAAGCAACTGGTTACCCAATTGCAAAAATTGCAGCTAAATTGGCGATCGGATACAACTTAGATGAGTTGCAAAATCAGATTACTAAAACTACTTCAGCATATTTCGAACCAACATTAGATTACGTCATCGTTAAGATCCCACGTTTCAACTTTGACAAGTTCAAAGGTGCAAACAAAGAATTAGGTCTTCAGATGAAAGCTGTAGGTGAAGTTATGGCAATCGGCCGTACATTTATCGAAGCTTTACAGAAAGCATGTCAATCACTTGAAACTGGTCGCGCTGGTCTAGGTGCCGATGGTCGTCAATGGAGAAATCTGGACGAGATCATGGATAGCTTAGAACATCCAAGTGGTGACCGTTTGTTCCATATCAAAGATGCATTCGAATTAGGTGTTCCATTGGAATCAATTCGTAAAGCAACACGTATCGACAAATGGTTCTTGGTACAGATCCAAGAATTAGTACATCTTGAGCAAGAGTTACGTCGTTACCAACTGAATAATATCCCACGCGATTTCTTCATGACCTTAAAACAAAAAGGTTATTCAGATGTACAGATTGCTTGGTTGCTAGGTAATGTAACGGAAGATCAGGTATATGATCGTCGTAAGGAGCTTGGCATCAACCGGGTTTACAAAATGGTTGATACTTGTGCCGCGGAATTCCCAGCACAAACTCCATATTACTATTCAACATTTGAAGAAGAAAACGAATCCATCTCTTCAGACAAAAAGAAAATCATTGTATTAGGTTCAGGTCCTAACCGTATCGGTCAAGGTATCGAGTTCGATTACTCTTGTGTACACGGCTTATTGGCAGCCAAAGAATGTGGTTACGAGGCAATCATGGTTAACTGTAACCCTGAGACAGTATCAACGGACTTCAACATGGCTGACAAGTTATACTTTGAGCCTGTGTTCTGGGAGCATGTACGTGAGATCATTGAATTAGAAAAACCTGAGGGTGTAATCGTTCAATTAGGTGGACAAACAGCACTTAAAATGGCTGAACGCTTAGAGCAGCTTGGTGTAAAAATTATTGGTACCTCTTTCGAAAATATGGACTTGGCAGAAGATCGTGGTCGTTTCTCTGATCTTTTGAAGGAATTAAATATTCCATATCCAAAATATGGTGTAGCTACTTCTGCAGAAGAGGCATTACAAGTTGCCAGCGAAGTTGGATACCCTGTATTGGTACGTCCTTCTTATGTATTGGGTGGACAAGGCATGAGTATCGTCATCAATGACGAAGACTTGGAAAAAGCTGTTGTCAACTTATTGAAAAACCTTCCCGGTAATCATATCCTGATCGATCATTTCTTGGATCGTGCTGAAGAAGCGGAGTCAGATTCTATCTGTGATGGTGAAGATGTACATATCATTGGTATGATGGAGCACATTGAGCCTGCCGGTATTCACTCTGGTGACTCATCAGCGGTATTGCCGCCGTTTGGTTTATCACAAGCGGTTCAGGATAAAATGGAAGAATACTCCATTAAATTAGCAAAAGCATTGAACGTAAGAGGTCTGTTAAACATCCAGTTTGCTGTCAAAGGTGAAAATGTGTATGTAATCGAGGCCAATCCACGTGCATCACGTACGGTTCCTTTCATCGCGAAAGCTTATGATGTTCCTTACATCAACATCGCTACAAAAGTTATGTTAGGCGTTAATAAATTGAAAGATTTCACGATCGAACGTAAACTGAAAGGATACGCGATTAAAGAGCCTGTATTCTCTTTCAATAAATTCCCTGAGGTAGACAAACAATTAGGCCCTGAAATGAAATCAACTGGTGAAGCAATCCGGTTTATTAAAGATCTTCAAGATCCATATTTCAGAGAGTTGTACAATCAAAAATCAATGTTTTTGAATGCACAATAAGGTGTCTCTATAAAATAGAAAAGGCTTGCAAATGCAAGCCTTTTCTATTTTATATCTTTTACACATCGGAAACCAACATTATTTGTCGGGCTATTTACCTCACCTTTTCCCCTGCTTCCTGCTTTATAGCGTTCACAATACTGATCATTACAGAGAAACGATCCGCCTCGTTGGACACGTTTTTCGAGATTAGGTTCCTGCGGATCATAGGAGTTCTCCGGTCCTTTAGGGTTTGACACGACGCTATTCTTATAATAGTCTGGT
The window above is part of the Sphingobacterium sp. ML3W genome. Proteins encoded here:
- the carB gene encoding carbamoyl-phosphate synthase large subunit, whose protein sequence is MPRNTSIKSVLIIGSGPIVIGQACEFDYSGSQASLSLKEEGIEVSIINSNPATIMTDKVVADNVYLLPLTCESIEEILQKHNIDAVLPTMGGQTALNLCIEASNLGLWEKYNVKVIGVDVAAIEKTENREEFRQLMVDIGVGVATSKIANSFLEGKEAAQEIGYPLVIRPSYTLAGTGGGFVHRKEDFDAALNRGLHASPTHEVLVEQAVLGWKEFELELLRDTNDNVIIICTIENFDPMGIHTGDSITVAPGMTLSDKCYQDMRNQAILMMRSIGTFAGGCNVQFSVNPENEEIIAIEINPRVSRSSALASKATGYPIAKIAAKLAIGYNLDELQNQITKTTSAYFEPTLDYVIVKIPRFNFDKFKGANKELGLQMKAVGEVMAIGRTFIEALQKACQSLETGRAGLGADGRQWRNLDEIMDSLEHPSGDRLFHIKDAFELGVPLESIRKATRIDKWFLVQIQELVHLEQELRRYQLNNIPRDFFMTLKQKGYSDVQIAWLLGNVTEDQVYDRRKELGINRVYKMVDTCAAEFPAQTPYYYSTFEEENESISSDKKKIIVLGSGPNRIGQGIEFDYSCVHGLLAAKECGYEAIMVNCNPETVSTDFNMADKLYFEPVFWEHVREIIELEKPEGVIVQLGGQTALKMAERLEQLGVKIIGTSFENMDLAEDRGRFSDLLKELNIPYPKYGVATSAEEALQVASEVGYPVLVRPSYVLGGQGMSIVINDEDLEKAVVNLLKNLPGNHILIDHFLDRAEEAESDSICDGEDVHIIGMMEHIEPAGIHSGDSSAVLPPFGLSQAVQDKMEEYSIKLAKALNVRGLLNIQFAVKGENVYVIEANPRASRTVPFIAKAYDVPYINIATKVMLGVNKLKDFTIERKLKGYAIKEPVFSFNKFPEVDKQLGPEMKSTGEAIRFIKDLQDPYFRELYNQKSMFLNAQ